Proteins from a genomic interval of Rhizobium etli CFN 42:
- a CDS encoding NepR family anti-sigma factor codes for MTTRNKEAADQRKLELRASDILDPNNQIGVKLRSLYAAAQEEAIPDRFLDLLEKLDHAEMMASAKMAE; via the coding sequence ATGACTACACGAAATAAAGAGGCGGCGGATCAGCGGAAGCTGGAGCTGCGGGCAAGCGATATTCTGGACCCGAACAACCAGATCGGCGTCAAGCTGCGGTCGCTCTATGCCGCGGCACAGGAAGAGGCGATCCCCGATCGTTTTCTCGACCTTCTCGAAAAGCTCGACCATGCTGAAATGATGGCTTCTGCCAAGATGGCCGAATAG
- a CDS encoding NAD(P)-dependent oxidoreductase: protein MERLETGIHAGRLSRAEYEANFSDLHPRLDNHEALVAADRCYFCYDAPCMTACPTSIDIPLFIRQISTGNPLGAAKTIFDQNILGGMCARVCPTEELCEQACVRNTAEERPVEIGRLQRYATDAAMQVGKQFYVRAEASGKRIAVVGAGPAGLAAAHRLAVKGHSVTIYDGREKSGGLNEYGIATYKTVDDFAQQEVDYVLSVGGIEVRHGALLGRDFSLSDLQSQYDAIFLGIGLAGVNALRIEGENLAGVDDAVDFIAALRQAEDKGEIAIGRRVVVLGGGMTAIDAAVQAKLLGAEEVTICYRRGKEHMNASEYEQDLASSKGVIIRHWLAPKSILSQDGKVAAIEVEYTKIVEGRLVGTGETGVIAADQIFKAIGQTFDASGLGSLRMESGRIAVDVEGRTSLDGVWAGGDCVFGGEDLTVSAVAHGRDAAESIHRALSATAAPAVAVA, encoded by the coding sequence ATGGAACGACTGGAAACTGGGATTCATGCCGGCCGGCTTTCGCGCGCCGAGTATGAGGCTAATTTTTCCGATCTGCATCCGCGCCTCGACAATCACGAGGCGCTGGTCGCCGCTGACCGCTGTTATTTCTGTTATGACGCGCCGTGCATGACGGCCTGTCCCACCTCGATCGACATTCCGCTCTTCATCCGCCAGATTTCGACCGGAAATCCGCTGGGTGCGGCCAAGACGATCTTCGACCAGAACATCCTCGGCGGCATGTGCGCCCGCGTCTGTCCCACCGAAGAGCTGTGCGAGCAGGCCTGCGTGCGCAACACGGCCGAGGAACGGCCCGTCGAAATCGGTCGCCTGCAGCGTTATGCGACCGATGCCGCCATGCAGGTCGGCAAACAGTTCTATGTCAGGGCCGAAGCGAGCGGCAAAAGGATCGCCGTCGTCGGCGCCGGCCCGGCAGGTCTTGCCGCTGCCCATCGTCTCGCCGTGAAGGGTCATTCCGTCACGATTTACGACGGCAGGGAAAAATCCGGCGGCCTCAATGAATACGGAATCGCCACCTATAAGACGGTCGACGATTTCGCCCAGCAGGAAGTTGATTACGTGCTCTCGGTCGGCGGCATCGAGGTCCGCCACGGCGCCCTCCTTGGCCGCGATTTCTCGCTCTCCGATCTGCAGTCGCAATATGACGCCATCTTTCTGGGCATAGGTCTTGCCGGCGTCAATGCGCTGCGTATCGAGGGCGAAAACCTGGCCGGCGTCGACGACGCCGTCGATTTCATCGCTGCGCTCCGCCAGGCTGAAGACAAAGGCGAAATCGCGATCGGCCGCCGGGTCGTCGTGCTCGGCGGCGGTATGACGGCGATCGACGCTGCCGTGCAGGCAAAGCTGCTTGGCGCCGAGGAAGTGACGATCTGTTACCGCCGCGGCAAGGAGCACATGAACGCCTCAGAATACGAGCAGGATCTGGCCAGCTCGAAGGGCGTCATCATCCGCCACTGGCTGGCGCCGAAATCGATCCTGTCGCAGGACGGCAAAGTTGCCGCGATCGAAGTGGAATACACCAAGATCGTCGAGGGCCGCCTCGTCGGCACCGGTGAGACCGGCGTGATTGCCGCCGACCAGATCTTCAAGGCGATCGGCCAGACCTTTGATGCCTCCGGCCTTGGTTCGCTGCGCATGGAGTCCGGCCGCATCGCGGTCGACGTCGAAGGCCGCACCTCGCTCGACGGCGTCTGGGCCGGCGGCGACTGCGTCTTTGGCGGCGAGGACCTCACGGTTTCCGCCGTCGCCCATGGCCGCGACGCGGCTGAATCCATCCATCGCGCCCTCTCCGCAACAGCCGCTCCGGCTGTCGCGGTTGCTTGA
- a CDS encoding sensor histidine kinase, producing MSGTPFTFEGKAAMMERALGSAGISILCQDARLSIFYVENLPPHFAALFMPGGSDAALFGDVHGQYLTALKRRVLETGIPNNAEVEIDVDGEMRTYELKIQRTGDRGTIGLLSVMTEVTESRHREKVLKSLLRELSHRSKNLLAIIQGIATQTARNTLSLDSFLLKFRGRLQSLSNSQDLVTDSSWRGAYLFELAEKQFAPYWPETSGSMPIYGINAHLTPNAAVHLGLALHELIVNSASYGAISGGATSITLNCREAMINDRKAIEIAWAEVLQDQSEIHEFSDNSFGRTVLERVVPSSVNGKAELSLVPGRIEYRLTIPETEFEIFKRV from the coding sequence TTGTCGGGCACGCCTTTCACCTTCGAAGGCAAAGCCGCAATGATGGAGCGGGCGCTCGGCAGCGCCGGGATTTCGATCCTCTGCCAGGACGCCCGGCTTTCAATCTTCTACGTCGAAAATCTGCCGCCGCACTTCGCAGCGCTTTTTATGCCTGGCGGCAGTGATGCCGCCCTATTCGGCGATGTCCATGGCCAATATCTGACGGCGCTGAAACGCAGGGTGCTGGAGACTGGCATTCCCAACAATGCCGAGGTCGAGATCGACGTCGACGGGGAAATGCGTACCTATGAATTGAAGATCCAACGCACCGGCGACCGCGGCACGATTGGACTTCTGTCCGTGATGACTGAGGTCACTGAAAGCCGGCATCGCGAAAAAGTGCTGAAATCGCTGCTGCGTGAGCTCTCCCACCGTTCGAAGAACCTTCTCGCCATCATTCAGGGCATTGCGACCCAAACTGCGCGCAACACGCTCTCGCTCGACAGCTTCCTCCTCAAGTTCCGCGGCAGGCTGCAATCGCTTTCCAATTCCCAGGACCTCGTCACGGATTCGAGCTGGCGGGGCGCCTATCTCTTCGAGCTCGCGGAAAAACAGTTCGCTCCCTACTGGCCGGAGACATCCGGCTCCATGCCGATCTACGGCATCAATGCCCATCTGACGCCGAATGCCGCCGTGCATCTCGGCCTCGCCCTCCACGAGCTCATTGTCAACTCCGCTTCCTACGGGGCAATATCAGGCGGCGCCACTTCAATCACGTTGAACTGCCGCGAAGCGATGATCAACGACAGGAAGGCGATCGAGATCGCCTGGGCCGAAGTGCTGCAGGATCAGTCTGAAATTCACGAATTCAGCGACAACAGCTTCGGCCGCACAGTGCTGGAGCGTGTCGTGCCCTCGTCTGTCAACGGCAAAGCGGAATTGAGCCTGGTGCCCGGCCGCATAGAATATCGGCTGACTATTCCGGAAACCGAATTCGAGATCTTCAAGCGTGTGTAA
- a CDS encoding heme ABC transporter ATP-binding protein: protein MIEVSGLSVRLSGKSIISDVTFAAKAGELTAIAGPNGSGKTTTMKAISGELAYDGSVRIGGDEVKGLKPWQLAAVRGVLPQASTISFPFTVREIVRMGLTSGLNLHPDKSDQAAAAALASVDLVGFEGRFYQELSGGEQQRVQLARVLCQISEPIVDGKPCWLLLDEPVSSLDISHQLTIMTLARNFCKRGGGVIAVMHDLNLTALFADRVVLIKSGRLAAAGSIEEVLTDATMLSVFGCALRINQIPADGTPFVLAHSALSCP from the coding sequence ATGATCGAAGTTTCCGGCCTCTCCGTGCGCCTTTCCGGCAAATCGATCATCAGCGACGTCACCTTTGCCGCAAAGGCCGGCGAGCTGACGGCGATCGCCGGACCGAACGGCTCCGGCAAGACAACGACGATGAAGGCGATATCAGGCGAGCTCGCCTATGACGGCTCGGTGCGCATCGGCGGCGACGAGGTGAAGGGGCTGAAACCCTGGCAGCTTGCCGCCGTTCGCGGCGTGCTGCCGCAGGCAAGCACCATTTCCTTTCCCTTCACCGTGCGCGAGATCGTCCGAATGGGCCTGACCTCGGGCCTGAACCTGCACCCCGACAAATCAGATCAGGCGGCCGCCGCCGCTCTCGCTTCCGTCGACCTTGTCGGCTTCGAAGGCCGCTTTTACCAGGAGCTTTCGGGCGGCGAACAGCAGCGCGTGCAGCTTGCCCGCGTGCTCTGCCAGATTTCCGAACCCATCGTCGACGGCAAGCCCTGCTGGCTGCTGCTCGACGAACCGGTTTCGAGCCTCGACATCAGCCACCAGCTGACCATCATGACGCTCGCCCGCAATTTCTGCAAACGCGGCGGCGGCGTCATCGCCGTCATGCACGACCTGAACCTGACCGCTCTTTTTGCCGACCGCGTCGTCCTGATCAAGTCAGGCCGGCTCGCCGCCGCCGGCAGCATCGAGGAAGTGCTGACCGACGCGACGATGCTTTCGGTCTTTGGTTGCGCGCTGCGGATCAATCAGATCCCGGCTGATGGCACGCCTTTCGTGCTCGCCCACAGCGCCCTCTCCTGTCCCTGA
- a CDS encoding DUF883 family protein, whose amino-acid sequence MSYSIFQSGRSRRNGTFHHLESSIEEQLEALRDELAELTRLVGKNSRHQSEKIRSQANAGYEELLSRSEDLLRELQHGYERGATEMRETVRKHPLATIGAAAAFGLAIAFLARR is encoded by the coding sequence ATGAGCTATTCTATCTTCCAGTCCGGCCGCAGCCGCCGCAACGGCACCTTCCACCATCTCGAATCCAGTATCGAAGAACAGCTCGAGGCATTGCGCGACGAGCTCGCCGAACTGACGCGCCTCGTCGGCAAGAACTCGCGCCACCAGAGCGAGAAGATTCGCAGCCAAGCCAACGCCGGCTATGAGGAACTGCTCAGCCGCAGCGAGGATCTCCTGCGCGAGCTGCAGCACGGCTATGAGCGCGGAGCCACCGAAATGCGCGAGACGGTGCGCAAACATCCGCTGGCAACCATCGGCGCCGCTGCCGCTTTCGGCTTGGCCATCGCCTTCCTCGCCCGTCGCTGA
- a CDS encoding response regulator, with protein sequence MTLSTRIAPHLPYLRRYSRALTGTQTSGDAYVAAVLEAIIADLSIFPDTANDRVALYKLFTQLFGSTAVQIPEPTSPYAWEQRATLNLSKVSPGARQAFLLASVENFRVAEIAEILELDEQDVMQLLNKASQEISRQVATDIMIIEDEPLIAMDIEQMVESLGHRVTGIARTHAEAVALYNKTKPSMVLADIQLADGSSGIDAVNDILKTSSVPVIFITAFPERLLTGERPEPTFLVTKPFNPDMVKALISQALFFNESTKVAA encoded by the coding sequence ATGACACTTTCTACTCGAATTGCGCCGCACCTTCCTTATCTGCGTCGCTATTCCCGCGCCCTTACCGGCACCCAGACTTCAGGCGATGCTTATGTCGCTGCCGTTCTCGAAGCCATTATAGCCGATTTGTCGATTTTCCCGGATACGGCCAATGACCGGGTCGCACTTTACAAACTGTTCACGCAACTGTTTGGTTCCACCGCGGTCCAGATTCCGGAGCCGACTTCCCCTTATGCATGGGAACAGCGCGCCACGCTCAACCTGTCCAAGGTTTCGCCGGGCGCCCGTCAGGCCTTCCTGCTCGCCTCGGTGGAGAATTTTCGCGTTGCAGAAATCGCGGAAATTCTCGAACTCGATGAACAGGATGTCATGCAGTTGCTCAACAAGGCCTCGCAGGAAATCTCCCGTCAGGTCGCAACCGACATCATGATTATCGAGGATGAACCGCTGATCGCTATGGACATAGAGCAGATGGTCGAAAGCCTCGGCCATCGTGTCACCGGCATTGCCCGCACGCATGCTGAAGCCGTAGCGCTCTACAACAAGACAAAGCCGAGCATGGTGCTCGCTGACATCCAGCTTGCCGACGGCAGTTCCGGCATAGACGCGGTCAACGACATCCTCAAGACGTCGAGTGTGCCGGTGATCTTCATCACCGCGTTCCCGGAACGGCTTTTGACGGGCGAACGCCCCGAACCCACTTTCCTCGTCACCAAACCGTTCAATCCCGACATGGTCAAAGCCCTGATCAGTCAAGCGCTTTTCTTCAATGAATCGACCAAGGTAGCCGCCTGA
- a CDS encoding dehydrogenase — protein sequence MPNRSSSWYEEAVICSIDVEKFADGNSDGIGDFVALTEKLTYLSELDEACLKVRPEDMDDHVRISADRQHDVEWPKADVAMGFEEIYIHNVGRNQREFIEIYEREAPPVFRSGATAAASDLSIRGNLTGRPGIS from the coding sequence GTGCCGAACCGAAGCAGCAGCTGGTATGAGGAGGCGGTGATCTGCAGCATCGATGTCGAGAAATTCGCCGATGGCAATAGCGACGGCATTGGCGACTTCGTCGCATTGACCGAAAAGCTGACCTATCTTTCGGAACTCGACGAGGCGTGTCTGAAAGTGCGGCCGGAAGATATGGATGACCATGTGCGCATCTCCGCCGATCGGCAACATGATGTCGAGTGGCCGAAAGCCGATGTCGCGATGGGATTTGAAGAGATCTACATCCACAATGTGGGGCGCAATCAGCGCGAATTCATCGAAATCTACGAACGTGAGGCGCCGCCCGTTTTCAGGTCCGGCGCGACGGCTGCTGCATCCGATCTCTCAATCCGCGGGAACTTGACGGGCAGGCCAGGGATCAGCTGA
- the treZ gene encoding malto-oligosyltrehalose trehalohydrolase has product MHDNLSSEKSKPVSPSSSRRLPIGAEVDASGVSFRLWAPARERCFLVIEENSEYRMTANDGGYFCLYLPGLAAGTRYRFHFGDTGDLLADPASRFQPDGPSGPSVVVDPARYQWNDQDWRGIRAFGAALYEMHIGTFTREGTFAAAREKLKKLRTIGINCLEVMPINEFEGEFGWGYDGTLLYAPTRLYGPPDDVRAFVDEAHRIGIGVILDVVYNHFGKGERFCEFTPDYFTDRYSNEWGKSINFDGPNSRGVREYVAKNAAYWIDEFHFDGLRIDATQALFDSSREHIVTVIAREARAAARQRQIYLVSENEPQQTNMVRPAEMGGHGLDALCNEDFHRSATVALTGRNEAYFHDHRGTAQELVSAAKYGCLFQGQRYDWQDKPRGTAGLDLKPWNFVHFLQNHDQVANSGTGARIGHITSPARLRVLTALQLLGPQTPMLFQGQEFGSSSPFYYFADHTGEIADIVRQGRRSFISQFPNLRDEELIRHMADPCARATFDKVKLDWAEWERNAPVVQLHRDLLKLRQTDQAFSRQACARDGQMDGSILSSTAFLLRFFAEEPSDERLLLINFGNDLVIDSLPDPLFAPPQDHQWRLSWSSENPSYGGSGRRPYDFQRRWVLNGDIALVLAPARVRNRRNASGVPMKSWQAGISRAEDAGL; this is encoded by the coding sequence ATGCACGATAACTTGAGCAGCGAAAAGTCGAAACCGGTGTCTCCCAGTTCGAGCCGACGCCTCCCGATCGGAGCGGAGGTTGATGCCAGCGGCGTTTCGTTCCGATTATGGGCCCCTGCTAGAGAACGCTGTTTCCTCGTAATCGAGGAAAATTCCGAATACAGGATGACAGCGAACGACGGCGGTTACTTCTGCCTCTATCTGCCCGGGCTGGCTGCAGGGACGCGATACCGGTTTCACTTTGGAGACACAGGTGATCTCCTTGCCGACCCGGCCTCGCGTTTTCAGCCGGATGGTCCATCGGGACCGTCCGTTGTCGTCGACCCGGCGCGGTATCAGTGGAATGATCAAGATTGGCGAGGAATCCGAGCCTTCGGAGCTGCTCTCTATGAGATGCACATCGGCACCTTCACAAGGGAGGGCACCTTTGCGGCAGCTCGGGAGAAGCTGAAAAAACTTCGTACGATTGGCATCAACTGCCTCGAAGTAATGCCGATCAACGAGTTTGAAGGCGAGTTCGGCTGGGGTTACGACGGCACGTTGCTCTATGCTCCGACCCGGCTCTATGGACCACCGGATGATGTGCGCGCCTTCGTCGACGAAGCCCACCGGATCGGCATTGGGGTAATCCTCGACGTCGTCTACAATCACTTCGGTAAAGGCGAGCGTTTTTGCGAATTCACACCAGACTATTTTACCGACCGTTACTCGAACGAATGGGGCAAGTCGATCAACTTCGATGGTCCGAACAGCCGTGGCGTTCGCGAATACGTCGCGAAGAACGCGGCTTATTGGATCGACGAATTTCATTTTGATGGATTGCGCATCGATGCAACGCAGGCCTTATTCGACTCAAGCCGCGAACACATCGTCACGGTCATCGCCAGGGAAGCTCGCGCAGCAGCGAGACAGCGTCAAATCTATCTCGTCAGCGAAAACGAGCCGCAACAAACCAATATGGTGCGGCCGGCCGAGATGGGAGGGCATGGGCTGGACGCCTTGTGCAATGAGGATTTTCACCGCTCCGCGACGGTAGCGCTGACGGGCCGCAATGAAGCCTATTTTCATGATCATCGCGGCACGGCTCAGGAACTCGTTTCTGCCGCCAAATATGGCTGCCTGTTTCAGGGACAAAGATATGATTGGCAGGACAAGCCACGGGGCACTGCGGGGCTCGACCTCAAGCCGTGGAATTTCGTGCACTTTCTCCAAAATCACGATCAGGTCGCCAACTCCGGCACAGGAGCCAGGATCGGCCACATAACATCACCGGCTCGCCTTCGAGTCCTGACGGCGCTCCAGCTGCTGGGGCCGCAGACGCCCATGCTCTTTCAAGGACAGGAGTTTGGTTCCTCTTCTCCGTTCTATTATTTCGCCGATCACACCGGAGAAATCGCCGATATCGTACGGCAGGGACGGCGCAGTTTTATAAGCCAATTCCCCAACCTGAGGGATGAAGAACTTATCAGACACATGGCGGATCCATGTGCTCGCGCGACGTTCGATAAGGTGAAGCTTGATTGGGCCGAATGGGAGAGGAACGCGCCAGTCGTTCAGCTTCATCGCGACCTGCTGAAGCTACGTCAGACAGATCAGGCTTTTTCTCGCCAGGCCTGCGCCCGTGACGGCCAAATGGACGGTAGTATCTTGTCCAGCACCGCCTTCCTCCTGAGGTTCTTCGCGGAGGAGCCGTCCGACGAGAGATTATTGTTGATCAACTTCGGCAATGATCTCGTGATCGACAGTCTGCCGGATCCGCTTTTTGCTCCACCACAAGATCATCAATGGCGTCTCTCCTGGTCAAGTGAAAATCCCTCATATGGTGGCAGCGGGCGCCGACCCTATGATTTCCAGCGGCGTTGGGTATTGAACGGCGATATCGCTTTGGTTCTCGCACCCGCAAGAGTCAGGAACCGGCGAAACGCCTCAGGTGTACCCATGAAGAGCTGGCAAGCCGGCATTTCGCGAGCCGAAGACGCCGGCCTCTGA
- a CDS encoding DUF6766 family protein, translated as MFKKYAYAWITVGFFLFSLTGHWLFGWFAFVGEQQSHGQSVDIDAYLMEMGRDTFENWQSEFLQLLWQVVGLAYFLYIGSPSSKENDDRAEAKLDALIRLNAGENAEAIIAEIDKHFMRTGGHAGPYAHDLETRRGPERIGGAT; from the coding sequence ATGTTCAAGAAATACGCCTATGCCTGGATCACCGTCGGTTTCTTTCTGTTTTCGCTCACCGGCCACTGGTTATTTGGTTGGTTTGCTTTTGTCGGCGAGCAGCAGAGTCACGGTCAATCCGTTGATATCGATGCCTATCTCATGGAGATGGGCAGAGACACCTTTGAAAATTGGCAGTCCGAATTTCTGCAATTGCTCTGGCAGGTCGTCGGCCTTGCCTACTTCCTCTACATCGGATCTCCGTCTTCCAAGGAAAACGATGACCGCGCGGAAGCGAAACTGGACGCTCTGATCAGATTAAATGCCGGAGAGAACGCTGAAGCGATCATCGCCGAGATCGATAAGCACTTCATGAGAACCGGTGGACATGCGGGACCCTACGCCCACGACCTGGAAACGCGTAGGGGTCCTGAGAGGATCGGCGGCGCCACCTGA
- a CDS encoding RNA polymerase sigma factor, producing the protein MEEKLQPSFKRELLAALPSLRAFAISLIGRHDRADDLVQDTIMKAWAKQDHFEMGTNMKAWLFTILRNELYSQMRKSGREVQDSDGLFTESMAMHPSQYGALDLQDFKKALDQLPPDQREAIILVGASGFSYEEAAEICGCAVGTIKSRVNRARQRLQELLQISGEADFGPDATSAPLTSKAFAF; encoded by the coding sequence ATGGAAGAGAAACTGCAACCCAGCTTTAAGCGGGAATTGCTGGCGGCCCTCCCTAGCCTTCGCGCCTTTGCCATTTCGCTGATCGGACGCCACGATCGCGCCGACGATCTCGTCCAGGACACCATCATGAAGGCCTGGGCCAAGCAGGACCATTTCGAGATGGGCACCAATATGAAGGCCTGGCTCTTCACGATCCTGCGTAACGAACTCTACAGCCAGATGCGCAAGAGCGGTCGCGAGGTGCAGGACAGCGACGGGCTGTTCACGGAATCGATGGCCATGCATCCCTCGCAGTATGGCGCGCTCGATCTCCAGGATTTCAAGAAGGCGCTCGATCAGCTGCCGCCGGACCAGCGCGAGGCGATCATTCTCGTCGGTGCCTCAGGTTTTTCATACGAAGAGGCGGCCGAAATCTGCGGCTGCGCCGTTGGCACCATCAAAAGCCGTGTCAACCGGGCGCGGCAGCGCCTGCAGGAACTGCTGCAAATTTCAGGCGAGGCCGATTTCGGCCCGGATGCGACTTCGGCGCCGCTGACATCGAAGGCTTTTGCGTTCTGA
- the preA gene encoding NAD-dependent dihydropyrimidine dehydrogenase subunit PreA, which yields MADLRNNFVGIKSPNPFWLASAPPTDKAYNVERAFKAGWGGVVWKTLGEEGPPVVNVNGPRYGAIFGADRRLLGLNNIELITDRDLYTNLREMKQVKMNWPDRALIASIMVPCEEQAWKSILPLVEETGADGIELNFGCPHGMSERGMGSAVGQVPEYIEMVVRWCKQYTRMPVITKLTPNITDIRRPARAAKAGGTDAVSLINTINSIVSVDLDNFAPNPTVGGKGSHGGYCGPAVKPIALNMVAEIARDPETYGLPISGIGGITTWRDAAEFLVLGAGNVQVCTAAMTYGFKIVQEMITGLSGWMDEKGHRSLDDITGRAVSNVTDWQYLNLNYVAKAKIDQDACIKCGRCHIACEDTSHQAITSVVNGLRHFEVIEEECVGCNLCVNVCPVENCITMEPLAAGTIDKRTGRVVDPNYANWTTHPNNPMARQAAE from the coding sequence ATGGCTGATCTCCGCAACAACTTCGTCGGAATCAAATCCCCGAACCCGTTCTGGCTGGCATCCGCGCCGCCGACCGATAAGGCCTATAACGTCGAGCGCGCCTTCAAGGCCGGCTGGGGAGGCGTGGTCTGGAAGACGCTCGGCGAGGAAGGCCCGCCCGTCGTCAATGTCAACGGTCCGCGCTACGGCGCGATCTTCGGCGCCGACCGCCGCCTGCTGGGCCTCAACAATATCGAGCTGATCACCGACCGCGACCTCTACACAAACCTGCGCGAAATGAAGCAGGTGAAGATGAACTGGCCTGATCGGGCGCTGATCGCCTCCATCATGGTGCCCTGCGAGGAACAGGCCTGGAAGTCGATCCTGCCTCTGGTCGAGGAGACCGGCGCCGACGGCATCGAACTCAATTTCGGCTGTCCGCACGGCATGTCGGAGCGCGGCATGGGCTCCGCCGTCGGCCAGGTCCCGGAATATATCGAAATGGTCGTGCGCTGGTGCAAGCAGTACACCCGCATGCCCGTCATCACCAAGCTGACGCCCAACATCACCGACATCCGCCGCCCTGCCCGGGCCGCCAAGGCCGGCGGCACTGATGCCGTCTCGCTGATCAATACGATCAATTCGATCGTGTCGGTCGATCTCGACAACTTCGCTCCCAACCCGACGGTCGGCGGCAAGGGCAGCCATGGCGGCTATTGCGGCCCGGCAGTCAAGCCGATCGCCCTCAACATGGTCGCCGAGATCGCCCGCGATCCCGAAACCTATGGCCTGCCGATCTCGGGCATCGGCGGCATCACCACCTGGAGGGACGCGGCCGAATTCCTGGTTCTCGGCGCCGGCAACGTTCAGGTCTGCACGGCGGCGATGACATATGGCTTCAAGATCGTGCAGGAGATGATAACGGGTCTCTCCGGCTGGATGGACGAAAAGGGCCATCGCAGCCTCGACGACATTACCGGCCGCGCCGTCTCCAACGTCACCGACTGGCAGTATCTGAACCTGAACTACGTCGCCAAGGCGAAGATCGACCAAGACGCTTGCATCAAATGCGGCCGTTGCCACATCGCCTGCGAGGACACCTCGCACCAGGCGATCACCAGCGTCGTCAATGGCCTGCGCCATTTCGAGGTCATCGAAGAGGAATGCGTCGGCTGCAATCTCTGCGTCAACGTCTGCCCGGTCGAGAACTGCATCACCATGGAACCGCTTGCCGCCGGCACCATCGACAAGCGCACCGGCCGCGTCGTCGATCCGAACTATGCCAACTGGACGACCCACCCGAACAATCCGATGGCCCGCCAAGCGGCGGAATGA